The Pseudomonas asiatica genome has a segment encoding these proteins:
- a CDS encoding PepSY-associated TM helix domain-containing protein — protein MKEGFRQAMAWLHTWTGLIFGWLLFAIFLTGTLSYFKEEITHWSQPEVRSHALDPTHSLEVAQRYLQDNAGHSGTWLIRMPNAREAALSVGYRDPNGGPRGFVTKTLDTQTGQPVEARDSRGGEFFYRFHFQLQMPYPFGRWLSTFCAFIMLLGLVTGIITHKKIFKEFFTFRPGKGQRSWLDGHNAIGVLVLPFHLMISYSSLVLFMYMVMPAGIMASYGNDTGKYFNDLFGRNDAPKAAHVAAPLLPLPSLYAKVQDLQPGARIGRIQVENAGDSNARVTFTQSAADHVAYRRSANWTFDGASGVLLSQGKPESGAMMTAFSFAGLHMGNFAGPWLRWLYFFFGVAGTAVIGTGLVMWLGKRQLKHARSERLPGELRLVEVLNIASMSGLLLAVAGFFWANRLIPMGVDGRADWEVNAFFSAWGLSLVHAVLRSGRRAWGEQLALGALAFALLPLLNGLTTGQGLNHSLSAGDWAMAGFDLTALGTGLFLAWLAGKMLHSPKPVAKRAPRAAKKPSTETAEAS, from the coding sequence ATGAAAGAAGGCTTCCGCCAAGCCATGGCCTGGCTGCACACCTGGACCGGCCTGATCTTCGGCTGGCTGTTGTTCGCCATCTTCCTTACCGGCACGCTGTCGTATTTCAAGGAAGAAATCACCCACTGGTCGCAGCCGGAAGTGCGCAGCCATGCACTGGACCCGACCCATAGCCTGGAGGTGGCCCAGCGGTACCTGCAGGACAACGCCGGGCATTCGGGCACCTGGCTGATCCGCATGCCCAACGCACGCGAGGCCGCCTTGAGCGTGGGTTATCGCGACCCCAATGGCGGGCCACGCGGCTTCGTCACCAAGACCCTCGATACCCAGACCGGCCAGCCGGTGGAGGCACGCGACAGTCGCGGTGGCGAGTTCTTCTACCGCTTTCACTTCCAGCTGCAGATGCCATACCCCTTCGGCCGCTGGCTGTCGACGTTCTGCGCCTTCATCATGCTGTTGGGGCTGGTCACCGGCATCATCACCCACAAGAAGATCTTCAAGGAGTTCTTCACCTTCCGCCCTGGCAAGGGCCAGCGTTCCTGGCTGGACGGGCACAACGCCATTGGCGTGCTGGTGCTGCCGTTCCACCTGATGATCAGCTACAGCAGCCTGGTGCTGTTCATGTACATGGTGATGCCGGCAGGCATCATGGCCAGCTACGGCAATGACACCGGCAAGTACTTCAACGACCTGTTCGGCCGTAACGATGCGCCCAAGGCGGCCCATGTGGCCGCGCCGCTGTTACCGTTGCCGAGCCTGTACGCCAAGGTGCAGGACCTGCAACCGGGCGCGCGTATCGGCCGTATCCAGGTGGAAAATGCCGGCGACAGCAATGCCCGCGTTACCTTCACCCAGTCCGCGGCCGACCATGTGGCCTATCGGCGCAGCGCCAATTGGACCTTCGATGGCGCCAGCGGTGTGCTGTTGAGCCAGGGTAAGCCGGAGAGCGGGGCAATGATGACCGCCTTCAGCTTTGCCGGCCTGCACATGGGCAATTTCGCCGGGCCCTGGCTGCGCTGGCTGTACTTCTTCTTTGGCGTGGCCGGTACCGCGGTAATCGGCACCGGGCTGGTGATGTGGCTGGGCAAGCGCCAGCTCAAGCATGCCAGGAGCGAACGCCTGCCGGGCGAACTGCGCCTGGTCGAGGTGCTCAATATCGCCAGCATGAGCGGCCTGTTGCTGGCCGTGGCGGGCTTCTTCTGGGCCAACCGCCTGATCCCGATGGGTGTCGACGGCCGGGCCGATTGGGAGGTCAACGCCTTCTTCAGCGCCTGGGGCCTGTCGCTGGTGCACGCTGTGCTGCGCAGCGGGCGCCGGGCATGGGGCGAGCAACTGGCGCTGGGCGCGCTGGCCTTCGCCTTGCTGCCGCTGCTCAACGGCCTGACCACCGGCCAGGGCCTGAACCATTCGCTGTCGGCGGGTGATTGGGCCATGGCCGGCTTCGACCTGACAGCGCTGGGCACCGGCCTGTTCCTGGCCTGGTTGGCCGGCAAGATGTTGCACAGCCCGAAACCTGTGGCCAAGCGTGCCCCGCGTGCAGCAAAGAAGCCGAGCACTGAAACGGCGGAGGCGAGCTGA
- a CDS encoding DUF3649 domain-containing protein yields the protein MTRKTAGLSLSYRLAVTSRSLAALLGGYLLASVASVCITLLAPLSQVDATLTGLLLSFVFYLLAFIWCFACRSALRAWLGVLAPSVLLGVISGLAYWMKTP from the coding sequence ATGACGCGCAAAACCGCCGGTCTCTCGCTCAGCTATCGCCTGGCCGTGACTTCACGCAGCCTGGCCGCGCTGCTGGGCGGCTACCTGCTGGCGTCCGTGGCCAGCGTCTGCATCACCCTGCTAGCGCCGCTGTCACAGGTCGATGCCACGCTCACCGGCCTGCTGCTGTCATTCGTCTTCTACCTGCTGGCGTTCATCTGGTGCTTCGCCTGCCGCAGCGCTTTGCGCGCCTGGCTGGGCGTGCTGGCGCCAAGCGTGCTGCTGGGGGTGATCAGCGGGTTGGCCTACTGGATGAAAACCCCATGA
- a CDS encoding HPF/RaiA family ribosome-associated protein — protein sequence MQIQVNSSNHFEGNARLDQWVRSTLQNSLERYEDDLTRIEVHLRDENGAKPGPHDKRCQMEARPKGHQPISVTHTATSLDQAVDGAATKLNHALEHFYGKLRSKRGALELSDPDA from the coding sequence ATGCAAATCCAGGTCAACAGCAGCAACCATTTCGAAGGCAACGCCCGGCTCGACCAGTGGGTCCGCAGCACACTGCAGAACTCGCTGGAACGTTACGAAGACGACCTCACCCGCATCGAGGTTCACCTGCGCGACGAGAACGGCGCCAAGCCCGGACCGCATGACAAACGCTGCCAGATGGAGGCTCGCCCCAAAGGCCACCAACCGATTTCCGTGACCCACACCGCCACTTCGCTGGACCAGGCGGTCGATGGTGCCGCCACCAAGCTCAACCACGCGCTGGAACACTTCTACGGCAAGCTGCGCAGCAAGCGCGGAGCCCTGGAACTGAGTGATCCGGACGCCTGA
- a CDS encoding DUF3509 domain-containing protein codes for MNNPFERISAAFAPEYRVNLSIANLDGSIMLTLSDDAGVVAKRLITQAQRNDPVRLQRVIDSIRLGLAIEHSQNPLQVLAALTRDARHEPRHFIAN; via the coding sequence ATGAACAACCCATTCGAACGAATCAGTGCTGCATTCGCCCCCGAATACCGGGTCAACCTGAGCATTGCAAACCTCGACGGCAGCATCATGCTGACCCTGTCCGACGACGCTGGCGTGGTCGCCAAGCGCCTCATCACCCAGGCCCAGCGCAATGACCCGGTACGCCTGCAGCGGGTGATCGACAGCATCCGCCTGGGCCTGGCCATCGAACACAGCCAGAACCCTCTGCAGGTGCTGGCCGCGCTGACCCGTGACGCCCGCCACGAGCCGCGCCATTTCATCGCCAACTGA
- a CDS encoding phosphate-starvation-inducible protein PsiE: protein MNIKWAEKLRKGLHGSADSLGNLCVEAFHYLALFGIGAITAYAAVMTFLDMLGKGGVSVDDILLLFIYLELGAMVGIYFKTNHMPIRFLLYVAITALTRLLIGDVSHHKAPDVGLLYVCGGILLLAFAILVVRYASYRYPSTKALDANGKEVEEGK from the coding sequence GTGAACATCAAATGGGCAGAAAAGCTGCGCAAGGGCCTGCACGGCTCGGCCGACTCGCTGGGCAACCTGTGCGTCGAGGCATTCCATTACCTGGCGCTGTTCGGCATTGGCGCGATCACCGCCTATGCGGCAGTGATGACGTTCCTGGACATGCTCGGCAAGGGCGGGGTCAGTGTCGATGACATCCTGCTGCTGTTCATCTACCTGGAGCTGGGGGCGATGGTCGGTATCTACTTCAAGACCAACCACATGCCGATCCGCTTCCTGCTGTACGTGGCAATCACCGCGCTGACCCGCCTGCTGATCGGCGACGTCTCGCACCACAAGGCGCCGGACGTCGGGCTGTTGTACGTGTGCGGTGGCATCCTGTTGCTGGCGTTCGCGATCCTGGTGGTGCGTTACGCTTCGTACCGCTACCCCTCGACCAAGGCGCTGGATGCCAACGGCAAGGAAGTGGAGGAGGGCAAGTAG
- a CDS encoding YebG family protein: protein MAVEVVYRSSRDPERLFMDKAEADRHDKMLELAERLAEVLHKAVPSLSEKQVEEAGIYMAKNRDVFARAFKSQPDALAELLEGPAAE from the coding sequence ATGGCCGTCGAAGTGGTGTACCGCAGCAGCCGCGACCCGGAGCGCTTGTTCATGGATAAGGCCGAAGCAGACCGTCACGACAAGATGCTCGAACTGGCCGAGCGCCTGGCCGAAGTACTGCACAAGGCAGTGCCCTCGCTGAGCGAGAAACAGGTCGAGGAAGCCGGTATCTACATGGCCAAGAACCGCGATGTGTTCGCCCGGGCGTTCAAGAGCCAGCCGGATGCGCTGGCCGAGTTGCTCGAAGGGCCAGCGGCCGAGTAA
- a CDS encoding Leu/Phe/Val dehydrogenase: MFALMQSTRTQSLHLFTHPPTGLKAVVAIHSEQLGPAMGGCRYLPYADDESAMADAIRLAQGMSYKAALAGLPLGGGKAVIMRNPHVENRAALFEAFGHFIDTLQGRFIIAVDSGTSTLDMDCIAQSTPHVTSTTASGDPSPHAAMGVFAGIRATTSFRLGSDDLQGLRVAVQGLGNVGYALAEQLHAAGADLLVSDLDPGRVRLAVEQFNAHPVTNDALISTPCDIFAPCGVGPVLNGQSVMQLRCAAVAGAANNQLTTLQVADQLESRGILYAPDYVINAGGLIYVALTHRGEDLGTITAHLARIPSRLTEVFGHAQAEKRSPARVAQMLAERLLYG, translated from the coding sequence ATGTTCGCGCTGATGCAAAGCACCCGTACCCAGTCGCTGCACTTGTTCACCCACCCGCCCACCGGCCTGAAGGCCGTGGTGGCTATCCACAGCGAGCAGTTGGGCCCGGCCATGGGCGGTTGCCGCTACCTGCCTTATGCCGATGATGAAAGCGCCATGGCCGACGCCATCCGCCTGGCCCAGGGCATGAGCTACAAGGCGGCGCTGGCCGGCCTGCCACTGGGGGGCGGCAAGGCGGTGATCATGCGCAACCCGCATGTGGAAAACCGTGCCGCGCTGTTCGAGGCCTTTGGCCACTTCATCGACACCTTGCAAGGGCGCTTCATCATCGCCGTGGACAGCGGCACCTCGACCCTGGACATGGACTGCATTGCCCAGAGCACACCCCATGTGACCAGCACCACGGCCTCGGGTGACCCCTCACCGCATGCGGCGATGGGGGTTTTTGCCGGCATTCGTGCCACCACTTCGTTCCGCCTTGGCAGTGATGACCTGCAAGGGCTGCGGGTTGCGGTGCAAGGGTTGGGCAATGTCGGTTATGCGCTGGCGGAGCAACTGCATGCGGCGGGTGCTGACCTGCTGGTGAGCGATCTGGACCCTGGGCGGGTGCGGCTGGCGGTGGAGCAGTTCAATGCCCATCCGGTGACCAACGATGCGTTGATCAGCACCCCTTGCGACATCTTTGCCCCTTGCGGCGTGGGCCCTGTGTTGAACGGGCAGAGCGTGATGCAGTTGCGTTGCGCGGCAGTGGCGGGGGCGGCGAACAACCAGCTGACCACCTTGCAGGTAGCCGACCAGCTGGAGTCGCGCGGGATACTGTATGCGCCCGATTACGTGATCAATGCCGGTGGGTTGATCTACGTGGCACTTACCCATCGTGGCGAAGACCTGGGCACCATCACTGCGCACCTGGCGCGGATACCTTCACGGCTGACCGAAGTGTTTGGCCATGCACAGGCAGAGAAGCGCTCGCCGGCGCGGGTGGCGCAGATGCTGGCGGAGCGGTTGCTCTACGGCTGA
- a CDS encoding SirB1 family protein, whose protein sequence is MKPRQACLACLEREPVALLEAALWIAAEHDRSVEPAASLAKLHDLQREISANLPMLPLCELAQPLLRQLNALGFQQDEYHPLRPHAAMMDKVLQRRRGQPLALAILALELARRLSIPLEGVGFPGHFLLRVPGADHLLDPCGGRRLYPNDCRELLARQFGPHVALTAEHMRSASPLQMLQRLSRNLRQLHISNDDHLAALIDAERVMQLGPVQVSDYVTRASLYQHLDCPQAERFDLEHALLLTEDPVQRLKLSERIGKLPAANRSIH, encoded by the coding sequence ATGAAGCCACGTCAAGCCTGCCTGGCCTGCCTGGAACGCGAGCCCGTCGCCCTGCTGGAAGCCGCATTATGGATTGCCGCCGAGCACGACCGCAGCGTCGAGCCCGCGGCCAGCCTTGCCAAGCTGCATGACCTGCAGCGCGAGATCAGCGCCAACCTGCCGATGCTGCCGCTGTGCGAACTGGCCCAGCCACTGCTGCGCCAACTCAATGCCCTGGGCTTCCAGCAGGATGAATACCACCCGCTGCGCCCGCATGCCGCGATGATGGACAAGGTGCTGCAGCGCCGCCGTGGCCAACCGCTGGCCCTGGCCATCCTTGCCCTGGAACTGGCCCGGCGCCTGTCCATCCCTCTTGAGGGCGTAGGCTTCCCTGGCCATTTCCTGCTGCGCGTGCCAGGTGCGGATCACCTGCTCGACCCCTGTGGTGGCCGCCGCCTGTACCCCAACGATTGCCGTGAGCTGCTGGCTCGCCAGTTTGGCCCGCATGTAGCGCTGACCGCCGAGCACATGCGCAGTGCCAGCCCGCTGCAGATGCTGCAACGCCTGTCACGCAACCTGCGCCAGTTGCACATCAGCAACGACGACCACCTGGCGGCGCTGATCGATGCCGAGCGGGTCATGCAACTGGGCCCGGTGCAGGTCAGCGACTATGTGACCCGCGCCTCGCTCTACCAGCACCTGGATTGCCCGCAGGCCGAGCGCTTCGACTTGGAGCATGCGTTACTGCTGACGGAGGACCCGGTCCAGCGCCTGAAACTGTCCGAGCGTATCGGCAAGCTTCCGGCGGCGAACCGTTCCATTCACTGA
- the maiA gene encoding maleylacetoacetate isomerase: MELYTYYRSTSSYRVRIALALKGLAYQSLPVNLLQGEQRGADYVAVNPQGRVPALRTDGGELLVQSPAIIEYLEEVYPQPALLPAAAEARAKVRGVAAIIGCDIHPLHNVSVLNRLRQAGQDESQVNQWIGHWISQGLAAVEQLIGDRGFCFGDEPGLADVYLIPQLYAAERFNIDLDSFPRILRVAALAAGHPAFAQAHPAQQPDSPAQ; encoded by the coding sequence ATGGAGCTGTACACCTATTACCGTTCCACCTCGTCCTACCGGGTGCGCATTGCCCTGGCACTGAAGGGGCTGGCCTACCAGTCCCTGCCGGTCAACCTGTTACAGGGTGAGCAGCGCGGTGCGGACTATGTCGCGGTCAACCCGCAGGGCCGTGTGCCGGCCTTGCGCACCGATGGCGGTGAGCTGCTGGTGCAATCGCCGGCGATCATCGAGTACCTGGAAGAGGTTTATCCACAGCCCGCGCTGCTGCCTGCTGCGGCCGAGGCGCGCGCCAAGGTACGGGGTGTGGCGGCGATCATCGGCTGCGACATCCACCCGCTGCACAACGTCAGCGTGCTCAACCGGCTGCGCCAGGCTGGCCAGGACGAGAGCCAGGTCAACCAGTGGATCGGCCACTGGATCAGCCAGGGGCTGGCGGCAGTGGAGCAGCTGATAGGCGATCGCGGCTTCTGCTTCGGTGATGAGCCGGGCCTGGCGGATGTCTACCTGATCCCGCAGTTGTACGCGGCCGAACGCTTCAACATCGACCTCGACAGCTTCCCGCGCATCCTGCGGGTTGCCGCCTTGGCGGCGGGGCACCCGGCGTTCGCCCAGGCCCACCCAGCACAGCAGCCGGACAGCCCGGCTCAGTGA
- the fahA gene encoding fumarylacetoacetase has product MNQTAIARSWVEHANGHSDFPLQNLPLGIFSRPGEAKRCGVAIGDAILDLEAVLAAGLFDGAAKAAVEATRGGALNAFFALGRNARVALRERLLVLLGEHSEHQAALQAALYPASACQLHVPAQIGDYTDFYVGIEHAKNVGKLFRPDNPLLPNYKYVPIGYHGRASTIRPSGTDVRRPKGQTLPAGHTEPCFGPCARLDYELELGIWIGQGNDMGQAIPVGDAAEHVAGLCLLNDWSARDIQAWEYQPLGPFLSKSFITTISPWVVTAEALEPFRCAQPARPEGDPQPLSYLLDKRDQAAGAFDIELEVLLLTEGMREQGLAPHRLTLSNTRSMYWTVAQLVAHHSVNGCQLQPGDLFGSGTLSGTAPGSFGSLLEITEGGKHPVELASGEVRKFLEDGDEIILRARCVRDGVASIGFGECRGTVIAAN; this is encoded by the coding sequence ATGAACCAGACCGCCATTGCCCGTAGCTGGGTCGAGCACGCTAACGGGCACAGCGACTTCCCGCTGCAGAACCTGCCGTTGGGCATCTTCAGCCGGCCGGGTGAAGCCAAGCGCTGTGGCGTGGCCATCGGCGACGCCATCCTCGACCTGGAGGCGGTGCTGGCCGCCGGCCTGTTCGACGGTGCCGCCAAGGCCGCTGTCGAGGCCACCCGTGGTGGGGCCTTGAACGCATTCTTCGCCCTCGGCCGCAATGCCCGCGTTGCCCTGCGCGAGCGCCTGCTGGTGCTGCTGGGCGAGCACAGCGAACACCAGGCGGCGCTGCAGGCCGCACTGTACCCGGCCAGCGCCTGCCAACTGCATGTACCGGCGCAGATCGGTGACTACACCGACTTCTACGTGGGTATCGAGCACGCCAAGAACGTCGGCAAGCTGTTCCGCCCCGACAACCCGCTGCTGCCCAACTACAAGTACGTGCCGATCGGTTATCACGGCCGCGCCTCGACCATCCGCCCGTCCGGCACTGATGTGCGCCGGCCCAAGGGCCAGACGCTGCCGGCCGGGCACACCGAGCCATGCTTCGGCCCCTGCGCGCGCCTGGACTACGAGCTGGAGCTGGGTATCTGGATCGGCCAGGGCAACGACATGGGCCAGGCGATCCCGGTAGGCGATGCCGCCGAGCACGTGGCCGGTCTGTGCTTGCTCAACGACTGGTCAGCGCGCGATATCCAGGCCTGGGAATACCAGCCGCTGGGGCCGTTCCTGTCCAAGAGCTTCATCACCACCATCTCGCCCTGGGTAGTTACCGCCGAAGCGCTGGAACCGTTCCGCTGTGCCCAGCCGGCACGCCCGGAAGGTGACCCACAGCCACTGTCGTACCTTCTGGACAAGCGCGACCAGGCCGCTGGAGCATTCGATATCGAGCTCGAGGTGCTGCTGCTGACCGAGGGCATGCGCGAGCAGGGTCTTGCCCCGCACCGCCTGACCCTGAGCAACACCCGCAGCATGTACTGGACCGTGGCACAGCTGGTCGCGCACCACAGCGTCAACGGCTGCCAGCTGCAACCGGGCGACCTGTTCGGTTCGGGCACGCTGTCGGGCACCGCGCCAGGTTCGTTCGGCAGCCTGCTGGAGATCACCGAAGGCGGCAAGCACCCGGTGGAACTGGCCAGTGGCGAGGTGCGCAAGTTCCTCGAAGACGGCGACGAGATCATCCTGCGTGCCCGCTGCGTGCGTGATGGCGTGGCCAGCATCGGTTTCGGCGAATGCCGCGGCACGGTCATCGCGGCCAACTGA
- the hmgA gene encoding homogentisate 1,2-dioxygenase, which translates to MNRDTSPDLHYLSGFGNEFASEALPGALPVGQNSPQKAPYGLYAELLSGTAFTMTRSELRRTWLYRIRPSALHPRFERLARQPLTGPLGAITPNRLRWNPQPIPVEPTDFIEGWLPMVANAAAEKPAGVSIYIYRANRSMERVFFNADGELLLVPQQGRLRIATELGVMEVEPLEIAVIPRGMKFRVELLDGEARGYIAENHGAPLRIPDLGPIGSNGLANPRDFLTPVAHYEEADGPVQLVQKFLGEHWACELQHSPLDVVAWHGSNVPYKYDLRRFNTIGTVSFDHPDPSIFTVLTSPTSVHGLANMDFVIFPPRWMVAENTFRPPWFHRNLMNEFMGLINGAYDAKAEGFLPGGASLHGVMSAHGPDAETCEKAIAADLVPHKIDNTMAFMFETSQVLRPSLQALECPQLQADYDSCWATLPSTFNPNRR; encoded by the coding sequence ATGAATCGCGATACGTCACCCGACCTTCACTACCTCAGCGGCTTCGGCAACGAGTTTGCCAGCGAAGCGCTGCCAGGGGCCTTGCCGGTCGGGCAGAACTCGCCGCAGAAGGCGCCCTATGGGCTGTATGCCGAGCTGCTCTCGGGCACGGCGTTCACCATGACCCGCAGCGAGCTGCGCCGCACCTGGCTGTATCGTATTCGTCCGTCTGCCTTGCACCCGCGTTTCGAACGCCTGGCGCGTCAGCCGCTGACCGGCCCGCTGGGGGCCATCACCCCCAACCGCCTGCGCTGGAACCCCCAGCCGATCCCCGTCGAACCGACCGATTTCATCGAGGGCTGGCTGCCCATGGTGGCCAACGCCGCTGCGGAAAAACCGGCCGGCGTGAGCATCTACATCTACCGCGCCAACCGGTCGATGGAGCGGGTGTTCTTCAACGCCGACGGTGAACTGCTGCTGGTGCCGCAACAGGGCCGCCTGCGCATTGCCACCGAACTGGGGGTGATGGAAGTCGAGCCGTTGGAAATCGCGGTAATCCCGCGTGGCATGAAGTTTCGCGTCGAGCTGCTCGACGGCGAGGCCCGCGGCTACATCGCCGAAAACCACGGCGCGCCGCTGCGCATCCCGGACCTGGGCCCGATCGGCAGCAACGGCCTGGCCAACCCGCGCGACTTCCTCACCCCGGTGGCGCACTACGAAGAGGCCGATGGCCCGGTGCAGCTGGTGCAGAAGTTCCTGGGCGAACATTGGGCCTGCGAACTGCAGCACTCGCCACTGGACGTGGTCGCCTGGCACGGCAGCAACGTGCCGTACAAGTACGACCTGCGCCGCTTCAACACCATCGGTACGGTCAGCTTCGACCACCCGGACCCGTCGATTTTCACCGTGCTGACCTCGCCGACCAGCGTGCATGGCCTGGCCAACATGGACTTCGTGATCTTCCCGCCACGCTGGATGGTGGCCGAGAACACCTTCCGTCCACCATGGTTCCACCGCAACCTGATGAACGAGTTCATGGGCCTGATCAACGGTGCCTACGACGCCAAGGCCGAGGGCTTCCTGCCGGGCGGTGCCTCGCTGCACGGAGTGATGAGCGCCCATGGCCCCGACGCCGAAACCTGTGAAAAGGCTATTGCCGCCGACCTGGTGCCGCACAAGATCGACAACACCATGGCCTTCATGTTCGAGACCAGCCAGGTGCTGCGCCCGAGCCTGCAAGCCCTTGAATGCCCGCAGTTGCAGGCCGACTACGATAGTTGCTGGGCCACCTTGCCGAGCACCTTCAACCCGAACCGGAGATAA
- a CDS encoding IclR family transcriptional regulator, protein MAKASSPADNGKQKVRSAEVGTDILKALAELSPSTSLSRLAEHVQMPASKVHRYLQALIASGFAEQDAATNHYGLGREALRVGLAALGSIDVLKIAALPLSQLRDELNESCFVAVWGNQGATVVSIEPAVRAVTVVTQIGSVLPLLTSSTGLVFAAYLPERETVELRDRELAALQHSAADYQAVLAGIRERGLHHVHGLLMPGVDALSAPVFNAMGQIAAVMTVVGPTSIFHADEHGPAAQRLLAAARETSWRMGYSPAG, encoded by the coding sequence ATGGCCAAAGCCAGCTCCCCCGCCGACAACGGCAAGCAGAAAGTCCGCTCGGCGGAGGTCGGCACCGACATCCTCAAGGCCCTTGCCGAGCTCTCCCCGTCCACCTCCCTGTCGCGCCTCGCGGAACATGTGCAGATGCCGGCGAGCAAGGTGCACCGTTACCTGCAGGCATTGATCGCCAGCGGTTTTGCCGAGCAGGATGCGGCCACCAACCATTACGGCCTGGGGCGCGAGGCACTGCGGGTGGGGCTGGCGGCGCTGGGCAGTATCGATGTGCTGAAGATTGCCGCGCTACCGTTGTCGCAGCTGCGCGATGAACTGAACGAGAGCTGCTTCGTTGCCGTATGGGGCAACCAGGGCGCGACAGTGGTCAGCATCGAGCCGGCGGTACGTGCGGTCACCGTGGTAACGCAGATCGGCTCGGTACTGCCGCTGCTCACGTCGTCCACCGGGCTGGTGTTCGCCGCCTACCTGCCCGAGCGCGAGACCGTGGAGTTGCGTGACCGGGAACTGGCCGCCCTGCAGCACAGCGCCGCCGACTACCAGGCGGTACTGGCGGGCATTCGTGAACGTGGCCTGCACCATGTGCACGGGCTGTTGATGCCGGGCGTGGATGCGCTGTCGGCCCCGGTGTTCAATGCCATGGGGCAGATCGCCGCGGTGATGACCGTGGTCGGGCCGACGTCGATCTTCCATGCCGACGAGCATGGCCCGGCGGCGCAACGGCTGCTGGCGGCAGCGCGGGAAACCAGCTGGCGCATGGGCTATTCGCCCGCCGGCTGA
- a CDS encoding SDR family oxidoreductase, translating into MSEPVRLQDRVVIVTGAGGGLGRAHALLFAARGARVVVNDLGGSTHGEGASASAADQVVAEIRAAGGSAIANHDSVSHGARIVEQALDSFGRVDVLVNNAGILRDKTFHKMEDSDWEQVYQVHVEGAYKVTRAAWPHLREQNWGRVIFTASTSGIYGNFGQANYGMAKLGLYGLTRTLAIEGRKHGILVNAIAPTGGTRMTEGLIPPQVFERLKPELVSPLVVYLGSEQCQGSGELFEVGGGWVGKVRWERSLGVGFDPREGFTPEQVAENWARIGDFDGAVHPQDSLQALQQMMANLQKYPLG; encoded by the coding sequence ATGAGCGAGCCTGTCCGTCTGCAAGATCGCGTGGTGATCGTCACCGGAGCCGGGGGCGGCCTGGGCCGCGCCCATGCGCTGCTGTTCGCTGCGCGTGGTGCGCGGGTGGTGGTCAACGACCTCGGCGGCTCCACCCACGGTGAAGGTGCCAGCGCCTCCGCCGCCGACCAGGTGGTAGCGGAGATCCGCGCCGCTGGTGGCAGTGCCATTGCCAACCATGACTCGGTCAGCCACGGCGCGCGTATTGTCGAGCAGGCCCTGGACAGCTTCGGCCGGGTCGATGTGCTGGTGAACAATGCCGGCATCCTGCGTGACAAGACCTTCCACAAGATGGAAGACAGCGATTGGGAGCAGGTGTATCAGGTGCATGTCGAGGGGGCTTACAAGGTCACCCGCGCCGCCTGGCCGCACCTGCGCGAGCAGAACTGGGGGCGGGTGATCTTCACCGCTTCCACGTCCGGTATCTACGGCAACTTCGGCCAGGCCAACTACGGCATGGCCAAGCTGGGCCTGTATGGGCTGACTCGTACCCTGGCGATCGAAGGGCGCAAGCACGGCATCCTGGTCAACGCCATCGCCCCCACCGGTGGTACCCGCATGACCGAAGGGTTGATCCCGCCCCAGGTGTTCGAGCGGCTCAAGCCAGAGCTGGTCAGCCCGCTGGTGGTGTACCTGGGCAGCGAGCAGTGCCAGGGCAGCGGTGAGCTGTTCGAAGTGGGCGGCGGCTGGGTGGGCAAGGTGCGGTGGGAGCGTAGCCTGGGGGTAGGCTTCGATCCGCGTGAAGGCTTTACCCCGGAGCAGGTGGCGGAGAACTGGGCACGGATTGGCGACTTCGACGGGGCAGTGCACCCACAGGACAGCTTGCAGGCGTTGCAGCAGATGATGGCGAACTTGCAGAAGTATCCGCTGGGCTGA